CAGCTCATCTGGCAGGACATAGCTCCATTTTACAATTCCATTGTTGTTAAGCAGCATGGCCCAAGCATCGTTTTGCTGTAATAGCTTTTCAGCTTCCGTATCTAAATAATAACTTTCGTTATTCAGATGAAGATTTTTCGTTATGCCTTGAGTAATGCTATTCGGAGACGGCCCGTCATTCATTCCTTTGAGTACCCATGTTCCAAGTGTAATCAGATTGAGGACGAGCAGGAAAACAGAAATGATCATTGTCGATCCTACAAAGCGTCGTAAAATGCGGACAGCTCCGTCCATGGTTACTCCTCCTTCATGATCAGTTTATAGCCAAGTCCTCTTACAGTAAGCAAGTGTTCGGGGCTAGAAGGGGTTGTCTCGATTTTTTCCCGAATACGCCTGATATGCACCATTAAGGTATTCTCATAACCGTAGTAGTCGTCGCCCCACACCGATTGACATAAAGCATCGCTCGTGACAATACGCCCCCGGTTTTCATAAAGTTTAGTAAGTAGCGCATGCTCTTTGGCTGTTAATGGTTGCTCACCTGCTCTACATTGCACCACGGCGCCTTCAAGATCGACAGTATGTTCTCCCAGTTTGAATATGGGTTGTGGCTCATGCCTTGGTGGAGCATATACACGTCGTAATATGACTAAAAGACGAAGAACGAGTTCACGTGGTAAAAATGGCTTGACCATATAATCATCCGCGCCAAGTCCAAGCCCGAGTAATCGGTGTTCATCCTCACCTCTTGCGGAGAGAAAAAGAATCGGCATTTGTGAAAAACGACGTATTGAAGAGAGTAGGGTAAAACCATCGCCATCCGGTAACATGATATCCAAAATTGCGATAGCTGGCTTGTCCGCCAGGCAGATCGCGATAGCTTCTTGGCAATTCCCCGCATGATATACACGAGTAAAGCCTTCCTTGCGTAGAAACCCATCAATCATATTGCGGATTTCATGCTCATCATCAACGATGAGTATTTTTTTGTGTTTTAAATCTTCCATGTTAATCACCCATTTTAATTATACAAAGTACTGTCTGTGATTCCACTAAATTCACTCGTATGTTGATGATTTAAGGTTGTCGTAAGGTTATCGTCAGGTTGAAGAAGGGTTGCACCATTACACTGTGATTACGAATAAGAACTGAGTACAAAATCAAATTGGAGTGAAAAAGACGATGAATACGATTATTTCAACGCACAATCTCTCAAAACGCTATGGTGACGCATATCGGGTAAGTAAGGTGGATCTAGCTGTATACGAAGGTGATGTGTATGGCTTTCTCGGCCCGAATGGAGCGGGGAAATCGACCACCCTTAAAATGCTTCTGGGACTTGCTAAGCCTACCGATGGTCAAGTTGTTGTCTTTGGCAAGGAGTTCGATAAAAACCGTCAGTTTATTCTGAGTCAAACAGGATCACTTATCGAATCCCCTTCTTATTACGGTCATCTTACCGGATTAGAGAACATGCGTATTATGCAGCGCCTGCGAGATGTGCCGGACAAAAATGTGTTTGATGCTCTGAAAATTGTCCGTTTGGAAAATCAAAAGGATAAAAAAGTGGGGCAATATTCTCTTGGGATGAAGCAGCGCCTTGGAATCGCGATGGCATTGGTTGCTTTTCCGAAACTTCTAATACTCGATGAGCCGACAAATGGACTTGACCCGGCTGGAATAGGTGAAATCCGGGAACTTATTCAATCATTGCCGCAGCGTTACGGTATTACCGTCTTAATTTCAAGCCATTTGTTATCAGAGATTGAGCAAATTGCCACTTCGGTTGGCATTATAAGCGATGGAAAACTGCTGTTTCAAGGTAGTATGGATTTGCTGCAACGCAAAAGTCAGTCTTCTATTGCTATCAAAACAACAGATAACGAAACAGCGAAAAAGTTGCTTCACAGCCAGGGACTTTTGCCGATCATCAACGAAAATTACCTAACTTTTAAAGGTATGAACGATGCACAGGTGGCGCAAACGAACAGAACGCTCATAGATGCAGGGCTGGACGTAATCCGTATTGAAGAACACAAGAAAAGTTTAGAGAGCATATTCCTTGAACTTACGGGAAAGGAGAGAAGTCTTTAATGAAAATGATCGGTCTTGAATTTTTTAAACTGCGCCGTAAGCATCTGTTTCTCATGATTAGCCTGTTTTTGTGCGTGGAATTAGCATGGGCTTTCATGGCATCCAGCATGTCTATATCCCGTAATCCGAACAGCGTCGGATGGGATGGGGTACTCGTA
The nucleotide sequence above comes from Paenibacillus sp. IHBB 10380. Encoded proteins:
- a CDS encoding ABC transporter ATP-binding protein is translated as MNTIISTHNLSKRYGDAYRVSKVDLAVYEGDVYGFLGPNGAGKSTTLKMLLGLAKPTDGQVVVFGKEFDKNRQFILSQTGSLIESPSYYGHLTGLENMRIMQRLRDVPDKNVFDALKIVRLENQKDKKVGQYSLGMKQRLGIAMALVAFPKLLILDEPTNGLDPAGIGEIRELIQSLPQRYGITVLISSHLLSEIEQIATSVGIISDGKLLFQGSMDLLQRKSQSSIAIKTTDNETAKKLLHSQGLLPIINENYLTFKGMNDAQVAQTNRTLIDAGLDVIRIEEHKKSLESIFLELTGKERSL
- a CDS encoding response regulator transcription factor, producing MEDLKHKKILIVDDEHEIRNMIDGFLRKEGFTRVYHAGNCQEAIAICLADKPAIAILDIMLPDGDGFTLLSSIRRFSQMPILFLSARGEDEHRLLGLGLGADDYMVKPFLPRELVLRLLVILRRVYAPPRHEPQPIFKLGEHTVDLEGAVVQCRAGEQPLTAKEHALLTKLYENRGRIVTSDALCQSVWGDDYYGYENTLMVHIRRIREKIETTPSSPEHLLTVRGLGYKLIMKEE